One window from the genome of Nicotiana tomentosiformis chromosome 5, ASM39032v3, whole genome shotgun sequence encodes:
- the LOC138892773 gene encoding uncharacterized protein: MGNLAYLLVAERPLAMYAQALANRFVRLDVSEPSRVLACVVAQFLLLVRVKASQFDNHQLLGLKDMVERGGAQEVAIGDDGVMWLQGRICVPNVDGLRELILEEARILRYSIHPSATKMYCVVRASKTGWIDSEIGDTRVEVGAHHYGLFARVGYAGRAEYHISSSDEQSDRTIKILEDMLHAEFLPLAEFTYNNSYQSSIQMDPYEALYGRRCRLPISWFDLGDARLLGTDLVCDAMEKVKKIQEELHTAQSRQKSYANWKVRDVAYMVAEKVLLRVSPS, encoded by the exons ATGGGCAATTTGGCATATTtactggtagcagagaggccactagccatgtatgctcaggctttggccaatcggtttgtgagattggatgtttcggagcctagtcgggttcttgcttgtgttgtagcACAGTTTTTGTTGTTGGTGCGTGTCAAGGCTAGCCAGTTTGATAATCATCAATTGTTGGGGTTGAAGGATATGGTGGAGAGGGGTGGTGCTCAAGAGGTTgcgattggagatgatggtgttatgtggCTTCAAGGCCggatatgtgttccaaatgttgatgggttgagagagttaatccttgaggaggctcgCATTTtgcgctattccattcacccaagtgccacaaagatgtact GTGTTGTACGAGCATCAAAAACTGGGTGGATtgactcagagattggagatactagagtggaagtgggagcacatcactatggactttttg CacgagttgggtacgcgggtcgAGCTGAGTAtcacatttcatcctcagacgaacAGTCAGATCGCACTATTAAGATCTTAGAGGACATGTTACATGCCGAGTTCTTACCTCTAgcagagttcacctacaacaacagctatcagtcgagtatccagatggatccatatgaggccttatatgggaggcgatgtcgtttgcCGATTAGTTGGTTTGATCTTGGAGAtgctagattgttgggcactgatttggtctgtgatgctatggaaaaggttaagaagATTCAGGAGGAACTTCATACAGCtcaatccaggcagaagagttatgcaaacTGGAAGGTTCGAGATGTGGCTTATATGGTGgctgagaaggttcttctccgagtGTCGCCATCATGA